Proteins from a genomic interval of Harpia harpyja isolate bHarHar1 chromosome 7, bHarHar1 primary haplotype, whole genome shotgun sequence:
- the IFT70B gene encoding tetratricopeptide repeat protein 30B yields MEAAPVPDGQYTAVVYGLIGGGRCGEAVSLLSRELQKSCRSRGGLSLLGYCHYQLQDFAAAAECYEQLAALHPELDAYRLYQAQALYKAGLYTEALRAASPLLDLPAYQGRALRLQAAVRYAQGDLPAAKSLVEEALAAAAADGGPAAAEDPSERADAEINLGCLLYRQGRHEEASGKFAGAVQVLGYRPELSYNMALCCYAAKQYAPALKHISDIIERGIHQHPELSVGMSTEGIDVRSVGNTLLLHRTALVEAFNLKAAIEYQLRNLKAAQEALTDMPPRAEEELDPVTLHNQALMNMDSQPTEGFEKLQFLLLQNPCPPETFGNLLLLYCKHQYYDLAADVLAENAHLTYKLLTPYLYNFLDAIITCQTAPEEAFHKLDDSAGTLTEQLRKLTKQVQEARQNWDDEAVKKAVNEYDETLDKYIPVLMAQAKIYWDMKNYTMVEKIFRKSVEFCNEHEVWKLNVAHVLFMQENKYKEAISFYEPIVKKHYDNILHVSAIVLANLCVSYILTSQNEDAEELMRKIEKGEEQLSYDNPDKNIYHLCIVNLVIGTLYCVKGNYDFGISRVIKSLEPYNKKLSTDTWYYAKRCFLSLLENMSKHMIMLRDSVIQECVQFLKQCELYGRNIPAVIEQPLEEKRMHSGKNTVTYEARLLRALMYKIVGWTA; encoded by the coding sequence ATGGAGGCCGCGCCGGTGCCCGACGGGCAGTACACGGCCGTGGTCTACGGGCTGATCGGCGGCGGGCGGTGCGGGGAGGCGGTGTCGCTGCTGAGCCGCGAGCTACAGAAGAGCTGCCGCTCCCGGGGCGGCCTCTCCCTGCTGGGCTACTGCCACTACCAGCTGCAGGACTTCGCGGCGGCCGCCGAGTGCTACGAGCAGTTGGCGGCCCTGCACCCCGAGCTGGACGCGTACCGGCTCTACCAGGCACAGGCCCTCTACAAGGCCGGGCTCTACACCGAGGCCCTGCGGGCCGCCAGCCCGCTGCTGGACCTCCCCGCCTACCAGGGCCGGGCCCTGCGCCTGCAGGCGGCCGTCCGCTATGCCCAGGGTGACCTCCCGGCGGCCAAGAGCCTGGTGGAGGAGGCCctcgccgccgctgccgccgatGGCGGCCCCGCGGCAGCCGAGGACCCCTCGGAGCGGGCCGACGCCGAGATCAACCTGGGCTGCCTGCTGTACCGGCAGGGGCGGCACGAAGAGGCCAGCGGCAAGTTCGCCGGTGCCGTGCAAGTGTTGGGTTACCGCCCTGAGCTGTCCTACAACATGGCGCTGTGCTGCTATGCGGCCAAGCAGTACGCCCCCGCCCTCAAACACATCTCCGATATCATAGAGCGTGGCATCCACCAGCACCCGGAGCTCAGCGTGGGCATGAGCACCGAGGGCATCGACGTCCGCAGCGTAGGCAACACTCTGCTGCTGCACCGCACGGCTCTGGTGGAGGCCTTCAACCTCAAGGCGGCCATCGAGTACCAACTGCGCAACCTGAAAGCGGCCCAGGAGGCGCTCACAGACATGCCGCCGAGGGCCGAAGAGGAGTTGGATCCAGTCACACTGCACAACCAAGCACTAATGAACATGGACAGCCAGCCCACCGAAGGTTTTGAGAAACTGCAGTTCCTGCTCCTGCAGAACCCCTGCCCGCCAGAAACTTTTGGAAACTTGCTGCTTCTCTATTGCAAGCATCAGTACTACGACCTGGCGGCTGATGTGCTGGCAGAGAATGCCCATCTGACCTACAAACTGCTCACGCCTTACTTGTACAACTTCTTGGATGCCATTATTACTTGTCAAACTGCCCCTGAGGAGGCCTTCCACAAGCTAGATGATTCGGCTGGGACACTGACTGAGCAGCTGAGAAAACTCACGAAGCAGGTGCAGGAAGCTAGGCAAAATTGGGATGATGAAGCTGTAAAAAAGGCAGTTAATGAGTACGATGAGACTCTGGATAAATATATACCTGTCTTGATGGCCCAGGCAAAGATCTACTGGGACATGAAAAACTACACAATGGTAGAAAAGATCTTCCGCAAATCAGTGGAGTTCTGCAACGAACACGAGGTGTGGAAGCTCAATGTGGCTCATGTGCTCTTCATGCAGGAGAACAAGTATAAAGAGGCTATTAGCTTCTATGAGCCAATCGTTAAAAAGCACTATGACAACATTCTCCATGTTAGTGCCATTGTGTTAGCTAACCTCTGCGTTTCCTACATCCTGACAAGCCAGAACGAAGACGCAGAGGAACTGATGAGGAAGATCGAGAAGGGAGAAGAGCAGCTGTCCTATGATAATCCTGATAAAAATATCTACCATCTTTGCATTGTCAATCTTGTCATTGGTACCCTCTACTGTGTGAAGGGAAACTATGACTTCGGTATTTCAAGGGTCATTAAAAGCCTGGAGCCATATAACAAAAAACTGAGCACTGATACGTGGTATTACGCCAAACGGTGTTTCCTGTCCTTGCTGGAGAACATGTCCAAGCACATGATCATGCTACGTGACAGCGTTATTCAAGAGTGCGTTCAGTTTCTGAAGCAGTGTGAGCTGTATGGAAGAAACATCCCAGCTGTCATTGAGCAACCCCTTGAAGAGAAGAGGATGCACAGTGGGAAGAATACAGTTACCTACGAAGCCAGGCTTTTGAGGGCACTGATGTATAAGATTGTTGGGTGGACTGCGTAA